A region of Chloroflexota bacterium DNA encodes the following proteins:
- a CDS encoding metal-sensitive transcriptional regulator: protein MKVQNSVVKEDLQKRLRRIEGQVRGVQKMLEEDRDCHEIIQQLAAVRSAVHGASVTFMREYASDCLMNVDSDDKKARELLLDDLIGLLGKAP, encoded by the coding sequence ATGAAGGTTCAAAATTCTGTCGTCAAGGAAGACTTGCAAAAGCGCCTGCGCCGGATTGAGGGCCAGGTTCGGGGAGTGCAGAAAATGCTGGAGGAAGACCGCGATTGCCATGAGATCATCCAGCAATTGGCGGCGGTTCGGTCTGCCGTGCATGGCGCGAGTGTAACCTTTATGCGTGAGTATGCATCTGATTGTTTGATGAACGTGGACAGCGACGACAAGAAAGCGCGTGAGTTGTTGCTGGATGATTTGATCGGCTTGCTGGGCAAAGCGCCCTAA
- a CDS encoding cob(I)yrinic acid a,c-diamide adenosyltransferase, whose translation MPRLTKLYTRKGDDGTTGLGGGQRVPKESLRVQAYGTVDELNSVIGLALAHGLCDRLTEVLPAIQNELFHLGSDLCFLEEDKTKFKVPQIEERHIDKLEALIDELNEFVGPLENFILPGGSVGSANLHVARAVCRRAERDVIALARVEAIGPFVATYLNRLSDLLFAMARYENKVRGVAEPLWDATA comes from the coding sequence ATGCCGAGATTAACTAAACTCTACACCCGCAAAGGCGACGACGGCACGACCGGCCTCGGCGGCGGACAGCGCGTGCCAAAAGAATCGCTCCGCGTGCAAGCCTACGGCACGGTAGATGAACTTAATTCGGTCATCGGCCTGGCGCTGGCTCATGGCCTGTGTGATCGCCTGACCGAAGTTTTGCCCGCCATTCAAAACGAGCTATTTCATCTCGGCTCCGACCTGTGTTTTCTCGAAGAAGACAAAACCAAATTCAAGGTTCCGCAAATTGAGGAGCGGCACATTGACAAGCTGGAGGCGCTAATTGACGAGTTGAATGAATTTGTCGGGCCGCTGGAGAATTTCATTTTGCCCGGCGGCTCGGTTGGCTCAGCCAACTTGCACGTGGCCCGCGCGGTGTGCCGCCGCGCCGAGCGCGACGTGATCGCTCTGGCGCGCGTTGAGGCGATTGGCCCGTTTGTCGCCACCTACCTCAACCGCCTCTCCGACTTGCTCTTTGCCATGGCCCGCTACGAAAACAAAGTGCGTGGCGTGGCCGAGCCGCTGTGGGACGCGACGGCATGA
- a CDS encoding OsmC family protein, with protein sequence MSKKTASVIWNGEGMSFTGVGGSGFSLQFNNPSGPGAASPMELVAIASGTCTAMDVIDILRKKRQAVSGFEVKVIGLRTSGYPSVFTEIDLEYVVRGRNIDPKAVERSIELSLAKYCSVNTMLKNSGAVINSRYRIEEAETVAA encoded by the coding sequence ATGAGCAAAAAAACAGCGAGTGTTATTTGGAACGGCGAAGGAATGTCGTTTACCGGCGTGGGCGGCTCGGGGTTTTCGCTTCAGTTCAACAACCCGTCCGGGCCGGGCGCGGCCAGCCCCATGGAATTGGTGGCGATTGCCTCCGGGACTTGCACTGCAATGGATGTGATAGACATTCTACGCAAGAAACGCCAGGCGGTTTCCGGCTTTGAAGTGAAAGTCATTGGCCTGCGAACCAGCGGCTACCCTTCGGTGTTTACAGAGATCGATCTTGAGTACGTGGTGCGCGGGCGCAACATTGATCCCAAAGCCGTCGAGCGTTCCATCGAGTTGTCGCTCGCCAAATATTGCTCAGTCAATACAATGTTGAAAAACTCAGGGGCCGTCATCAACAGCCGTTACCGGATCGAAGAAGCGGAAACGGTGGCGGCTTGA
- the cadA gene encoding cadmium-translocating P-type ATPase, which translates to MAQLKTITLSISGMDCAECTQHVQHAIAALPGVESVDVFLASEKATIKLDPALVELNTIRSAVAGAGYGVPATEVATTNQPFNDFTRRVLTLFGIVFGAVLFVVVVGEWLGLFEQLTERVPFPVGALLVLVSGWPIFVNVVRAALRRQVIAHTLMSLGVLAALAVGQWATAVVVVFFMRVGDYAENFTTERARRAVKDLTALAPQTARVKRDGVEVEILAAQVVVGQTVIVRPGETIPVDGEVIAGQATVDQSAITGESMPAEVGPSSKVFAATLARLGHLRIRTLHVGPDTTFGRVVKLVEEAEAHRATVQRFADKFTAYYLPIVATIAALTLLFRRDPLAAAAVLVVACSCSIALATPIAMLASIGAGAKRGLLIKGGKYLETLARADVLLIDKTGTVTLGKPEVTEIRRFAWRLEIDSNLQTDILQLAASAEKYSEHPLAEAVRVAARKHGLTLSEPQSFEAMPGLGVRAVVDGKTVTVGNKRLVSEGASLPEAAELEAQGKTLLFVACDDQLIGVIAAADTLRSEVPGALADLRKLGVKHVALLTGDNERTASALASKLRVECRANLLPEDKIAIVKDYQAKGHTVVMVGDGVNDAPALAQADVGIAMGAAGTDIAIEAAHITLMRDDWMLVPQVFAIAKKTMGVVKTNLIFTAIYNVAGLSLAAFGLIPPIFAAAMQSLPDLGILANSARLLRQK; encoded by the coding sequence ATGGCCCAACTCAAAACCATCACCCTCTCAATTTCCGGCATGGATTGCGCCGAGTGCACCCAACACGTTCAGCACGCCATCGCCGCCTTGCCCGGCGTCGAGTCGGTGGACGTGTTTCTGGCGTCGGAGAAGGCGACGATTAAGCTTGACCCGGCGCTGGTCGAACTGAACACGATTCGGAGCGCGGTGGCCGGCGCGGGCTACGGGGTTCCGGCCACTGAAGTGGCTACTACGAATCAACCCTTCAACGATTTTACCCGCCGCGTGCTGACACTCTTTGGCATTGTGTTTGGCGCTGTCTTGTTCGTGGTCGTCGTCGGCGAGTGGCTGGGGCTGTTCGAGCAATTGACGGAGCGCGTGCCGTTTCCGGTTGGCGCTCTGCTCGTTCTCGTAAGCGGCTGGCCGATCTTCGTCAACGTCGTCCGCGCCGCGCTCAGGCGGCAGGTGATCGCTCACACGCTGATGAGCCTGGGCGTGCTGGCCGCGCTGGCGGTGGGGCAGTGGGCGACGGCGGTTGTCGTCGTGTTCTTCATGCGCGTCGGCGACTACGCCGAAAACTTCACCACCGAACGCGCTCGCCGCGCGGTGAAAGACCTGACGGCGCTTGCGCCGCAAACGGCTCGCGTGAAACGCGACGGCGTTGAAGTTGAGATTCTTGCCGCCCAGGTCGTCGTCGGCCAAACCGTCATTGTCCGCCCCGGCGAGACGATCCCGGTGGATGGCGAAGTCATCGCCGGTCAAGCGACAGTGGATCAATCGGCCATCACCGGCGAATCCATGCCTGCCGAAGTCGGCCCATCGTCAAAGGTATTTGCCGCCACCCTCGCCCGGCTCGGCCACTTGCGAATTCGCACTCTCCACGTCGGACCAGACACAACCTTCGGGCGCGTGGTCAAGCTTGTCGAAGAGGCCGAAGCGCATCGCGCAACCGTTCAACGCTTCGCCGACAAATTTACTGCTTACTACTTACCAATCGTCGCAACGATTGCCGCTCTCACGCTCCTCTTCCGGCGTGACCCCCTCGCCGCCGCCGCCGTGCTGGTGGTGGCCTGTTCCTGTTCCATTGCTCTTGCCACGCCAATTGCCATGCTGGCTTCAATTGGTGCGGGCGCGAAGCGCGGCCTGCTCATCAAAGGCGGCAAGTATCTCGAAACGCTGGCCCGCGCTGATGTGCTGTTGATTGACAAGACGGGAACGGTGACGTTGGGGAAGCCTGAAGTGACAGAGATTAGACGCTTTGCGTGGAGATTAGAGATTGATTCCAATCTCCAAACGGATATTCTCCAGTTGGCGGCCTCTGCGGAAAAATACTCCGAGCATCCGCTGGCTGAGGCGGTGCGAGTTGCGGCGCGTAAGCATGGCTTGACACTCAGCGAGCCACAGAGCTTTGAGGCAATGCCGGGCTTGGGGGTGCGGGCGGTGGTGGACGGGAAAACGGTGACGGTGGGCAATAAACGACTGGTGTCAGAGGGGGCCTCACTGCCAGAGGCGGCTGAACTCGAAGCGCAAGGCAAAACGTTGTTGTTCGTCGCTTGCGATGATCAACTGATCGGCGTGATCGCCGCCGCCGACACACTTCGATCCGAAGTGCCAGGGGCGTTAGCAGATTTGCGGAAGCTGGGTGTGAAGCATGTGGCCCTGCTGACAGGCGACAATGAGCGCACAGCGTCGGCGCTGGCGAGCAAGCTTAGGGTTGAGTGTCGGGCGAACTTACTGCCCGAAGACAAGATTGCGATTGTGAAGGACTACCAGGCCAAAGGCCACACGGTGGTGATGGTAGGCGACGGGGTGAACGACGCCCCGGCGCTGGCCCAGGCCGACGTGGGCATTGCTATGGGCGCGGCTGGAACTGACATTGCGATTGAGGCGGCCCACATCACTTTGATGCGCGACGACTGGATGCTGGTTCCGCAAGTGTTCGCCATTGCGAAGAAGACGATGGGTGTGGTGAAGACCAACTTGATCTTTACGGCGATCTACAACGTGGCCGGGCTGTCGTTGGCGGCCTTCGGCCTCATCCCGCCCATCTTTGCCGCCGCCATGCAATCTTTGCCCGATCTGGGAATCCTGGCGAACTCGGCGCGGCTGTTGCGGCAAAAATAG
- the trxA gene encoding thioredoxin: MAEPIHVTDAAFEQAVLKSPTPVVVDFWAPWCGPCRMVAPILESLAAEYDGKIIVAKVNTDDNPEWAMKYGVQGIPTMLFVRDGKIVDRMVGAAPHPMIKARVEKMIAAVAA; the protein is encoded by the coding sequence ATGGCTGAACCAATTCATGTCACCGACGCCGCTTTTGAACAGGCTGTGCTCAAGTCCCCCACCCCGGTGGTGGTAGACTTCTGGGCGCCGTGGTGCGGCCCGTGCCGCATGGTGGCCCCGATTCTTGAATCCCTGGCCGCCGAGTACGATGGCAAGATCATCGTAGCCAAGGTGAACACCGACGACAATCCGGAGTGGGCGATGAAGTACGGCGTGCAGGGCATTCCCACCATGCTCTTCGTCCGCGATGGCAAGATCGTGGATCGCATGGTCGGCGCCGCTCCTCACCCGATGATCAAGGCCCGGGTCGAGAAGATGATCGCCGCCGTGGCCGCGTAA
- a CDS encoding rhodanese-like domain-containing protein — protein sequence MFDWLKPKKQETPTTPPTNETAEPTVVEISALELRKLIESPAPPLVLDVREPYELEADGLIPDSVHIPMRFVPNRLADLPKDRPIVVYCAAGARSYNVAEFLLSQGYADVKNLRGGIIAWQASKPR from the coding sequence ATGTTCGACTGGTTGAAACCTAAAAAGCAGGAAACACCTACAACGCCGCCCACAAACGAGACGGCTGAACCGACGGTGGTGGAAATCTCGGCCCTGGAGTTGAGGAAGTTGATCGAGTCCCCCGCCCCGCCGCTGGTACTGGACGTGCGCGAACCTTACGAGTTGGAGGCCGACGGTTTGATCCCCGACTCGGTTCACATTCCAATGCGTTTTGTGCCCAACCGGCTGGCCGACCTGCCCAAAGACCGGCCCATCGTGGTCTACTGCGCCGCCGGTGCGCGCAGCTATAACGTGGCCGAGTTTCTCCTCAGCCAGGGTTATGCCGACGTGAAAAACCTGAGAGGCGGCATTATCGCCTGGCAAGCCAGCAAACCGCGCTGA
- a CDS encoding maleylpyruvate isomerase N-terminal domain-containing protein, whose protein sequence is MHPLEPVATVELFPQLGAELLAVLKGLAADEWRRPTVCTGWSVKDVAAHLLGGGVGRLWNTRDDSLQAESSVKTYDELVSFINQSNDEWVKAARRISPNLLIEFLDLADRRLYDYFKSLKADEPARIEVAWAGEEQSPNWFDIAREYTEKWLHQQHIREAVGQPVLSKRKWLFPVLDAFMRALPHTYRDVAASEGTALSFNILGEAGGEWSLLRQSGVWRLYSGQHPAAVSIVSLSQDTAWRLFTKGLSQDAALAQVQIEGNKELGAGVLGMVAIMA, encoded by the coding sequence ATGCACCCGTTGGAACCTGTTGCGACCGTCGAATTGTTCCCCCAACTTGGCGCTGAACTGCTGGCCGTGCTCAAAGGCCTGGCCGCCGACGAGTGGCGCAGGCCAACGGTTTGCACTGGCTGGTCGGTGAAAGATGTGGCCGCTCATTTACTCGGCGGCGGTGTTGGCCGGTTGTGGAATACCCGAGACGATTCTTTGCAGGCCGAATCCTCTGTCAAAACCTATGACGAGCTTGTGAGCTTTATCAATCAAAGCAACGACGAATGGGTCAAGGCGGCCAGGCGCATCAGCCCAAACCTGTTAATCGAGTTTCTTGATCTCGCCGATCGGCGTTTATATGACTACTTCAAGAGTCTTAAGGCTGACGAGCCGGCCAGAATTGAGGTGGCCTGGGCGGGCGAAGAGCAATCGCCCAACTGGTTCGACATTGCCCGCGAGTACACCGAAAAATGGCTTCATCAACAGCACATCCGCGAAGCTGTGGGCCAACCTGTTCTCTCAAAGCGCAAATGGCTGTTCCCGGTCTTGGATGCTTTCATGCGCGCCCTGCCGCATACTTATCGGGACGTAGCGGCGAGTGAAGGCACGGCTCTCTCGTTCAACATTCTCGGCGAGGCAGGCGGCGAGTGGTCATTGCTCAGGCAGAGCGGCGTGTGGCGCTTGTATTCGGGCCAACATCCCGCCGCTGTTTCAATAGTGAGCCTGAGCCAGGACACGGCCTGGCGGCTGTTTACCAAAGGCTTGAGCCAAGACGCCGCGCTGGCTCAGGTGCAGATTGAGGGCAACAAGGAGTTGGGGGCTGGGGTTTTGGGGATGGTGGCGATAATGGCGTGA
- a CDS encoding adenosylcobinamide-GDP ribazoletransferase, translating to MRILPGLIAPFTLAAVLARWLIIIVARQRPARPGGLGADFALGLTPLTLTLAALIPLALIVSLTFNFDGWRILRAVLFAHLVTFAVIALARARLGGVTGDALGRANQRLAVQAGEVLFMVAGLPLKLK from the coding sequence ATCAGAATCCTGCCCGGCCTCATCGCTCCCTTCACCCTCGCCGCTGTCCTCGCCCGCTGGCTCATCATCATCGTCGCCCGCCAGCGCCCCGCCCGCCCCGGCGGCCTCGGTGCCGACTTTGCTCTCGGCCTCACGCCGCTCACTCTCACTCTCGCCGCGCTGATTCCTCTGGCCCTCATTGTGAGCCTCACGTTTAATTTCGACGGCTGGCGCATACTTCGCGCCGTGCTGTTTGCCCACCTCGTCACCTTTGCCGTCATTGCCCTTGCCCGCGCCCGCCTCGGCGGCGTCACCGGCGACGCGCTGGGCCGGGCCAACCAGCGGCTGGCGGTCCAGGCCGGCGAAGTGTTGTTCATGGTGGCCGGCCTGCCGCTGAAGTTGAAGTAG
- a CDS encoding heme ABC transporter ATP-binding protein: MTILSISNLSVSYHGRAVLRGVSLNVKAGEVLALIGPNGVGKSTFIRAVSGVVRPDAGKITLDSTDLLRLSPDQRARQIAVVPQAVSLPDAFTVAEIVMMGRTPYLPLWGGESKHDCRVAWDAMRRTEIEMLADRRADELSGGERQRVVIARALAQEPRVLLLDEPTAHLDLKHQVAVLELARALAREGGLAVLATLHDLNQAAGYADQVALLHNGEVRAVGRPVEVFTPAHLSLAYGLPINVISHPMYSTPLVLPDGKTSNVKREM; this comes from the coding sequence ATGACCATCCTCTCCATCTCGAACCTTTCAGTCAGTTATCACGGTCGGGCCGTCTTGCGCGGGGTCAGCCTGAATGTGAAAGCAGGCGAAGTCCTCGCCCTCATCGGCCCGAACGGCGTGGGCAAGTCCACCTTCATTCGCGCCGTCAGCGGCGTGGTTCGGCCCGACGCCGGAAAGATCACCCTCGACTCAACCGACCTGCTCCGCCTGTCACCTGACCAGCGCGCCCGCCAGATCGCCGTCGTGCCACAAGCCGTAAGCCTGCCGGACGCTTTTACTGTGGCCGAGATTGTGATGATGGGCCGCACGCCGTATTTGCCGTTATGGGGCGGCGAGAGCAAACACGATTGTCGTGTGGCCTGGGACGCCATGCGCCGCACCGAAATTGAAATGCTGGCCGACCGCCGGGCCGACGAGCTTTCGGGCGGTGAGCGCCAGCGAGTCGTCATCGCCCGCGCCCTGGCCCAGGAGCCGCGTGTGCTTCTGCTCGATGAGCCAACGGCGCATCTCGATCTTAAACACCAAGTGGCCGTTCTGGAGCTGGCGCGAGCGCTGGCCCGCGAAGGCGGGCTGGCCGTGCTGGCAACACTCCACGACTTGAACCAGGCCGCCGGCTACGCCGACCAGGTTGCCCTGCTCCACAACGGCGAAGTGCGCGCCGTCGGTCGCCCCGTCGAAGTCTTCACCCCGGCTCACCTCAGTCTGGCTTACGGCTTGCCGATCAACGTGATTTCTCATCCAATGTATAGCACGCCGTTGGTTCTGCCGGATGGCAAAACGTCAAACGTCAAACGTGAAATGTGA
- a CDS encoding ferrochelatase: MTSGILLTNIGSPDAPTAKALRPYLAEFLGDPRIIELPRWLWLPILHSVILTTRPRRSALLYQNIWTDSGSPLLAIAQQQAAGLRERLAARTGSSIQVAIGMRYGNPSIASSLRQLRDSGVKRILVFPLFPQYSAATTASTFDAVFAELKTWRWMPELRTVNHYHDHPRYIAALANSIREYWQAHGKAERLLLSFHGIPKSYSLAGDPYAGECEMTARLVAAQLGLKEGEWQMSFQSRFGPVEWLQPYTDKLLEEWGKRGVRSVDALCPGFATDCLETIDEIGREARETFAKAGGGRLSYIPALNARPDHLDALAEVAMRQLEGWV, translated from the coding sequence ATGACATCTGGTATTCTACTAACCAACATTGGCTCGCCCGACGCGCCAACGGCGAAAGCGCTTCGCCCCTACCTGGCCGAGTTTCTCGGCGACCCGCGCATCATCGAACTGCCGCGCTGGCTCTGGCTTCCGATCCTGCACAGCGTCATCCTTACCACGCGCCCGCGACGCTCGGCCCTCCTCTACCAAAACATCTGGACGGACTCCGGTTCGCCGTTATTGGCTATCGCCCAACAACAGGCGGCGGGCTTGCGTGAAAGGTTGGCGGCGCGTACGGGGTCATCCATTCAAGTGGCGATTGGAATGAGGTACGGCAATCCATCCATCGCCAGCAGTCTTCGTCAATTGCGCGACTCTGGCGTGAAGCGCATCCTTGTCTTTCCGCTGTTTCCACAATATTCGGCGGCCACGACAGCTTCCACATTCGACGCTGTTTTCGCCGAGTTGAAAACGTGGCGCTGGATGCCGGAACTGCGGACAGTCAATCACTATCACGATCATCCGCGCTACATCGCGGCGCTGGCGAACAGCATCCGCGAATACTGGCAGGCGCACGGCAAAGCCGAGCGTCTTCTACTTTCGTTTCATGGCATCCCCAAAAGTTACTCGCTCGCCGGCGACCCTTACGCTGGCGAGTGCGAAATGACAGCCCGGCTCGTCGCCGCTCAACTCGGCTTGAAGGAGGGCGAGTGGCAGATGTCGTTTCAGTCGCGCTTTGGGCCAGTGGAGTGGCTACAGCCTTACACTGACAAGCTACTTGAAGAATGGGGCAAGAGAGGCGTGCGAAGCGTGGACGCGCTCTGCCCCGGTTTCGCCACCGACTGTTTGGAGACGATTGACGAGATTGGGCGCGAGGCAAGAGAGACGTTTGCGAAGGCCGGGGGTGGCCGCCTCAGCTACATCCCCGCCCTCAACGCCCGACCCGATCATCTCGATGCGCTGGCTGAGGTGGCGATGAGGCAGTTGGAGGGGTGGGTGTGA